From Corynebacterium sp. BD556, the proteins below share one genomic window:
- a CDS encoding decaprenylphospho-beta-D-erythro-pentofuranosid-2-ulose 2-reductase — protein MLNAVGQAQNILLVGGTSEIGLAIVAELASRGGAPTVTLALRKDSPRVDAAVAEVSRAGAGHVRLLDFHATDFGSHPGVIDEAFSEGDIDVAIVAFGTLGDQEVLWQDQARAVESAQTNYSAYVSVGVLLGQAMKAQGHGTIIAMSSVAGQKVRRSNFVYGSAKAGMDGFYLQLGEALRGDGVKVTVVRPGQVRTKMTAGLGEAPLTVNKEDVARAAVDAALSGERTVFVHKLFAPISLVLQHLPAAVMRRLNF, from the coding sequence ATGCTCAACGCAGTAGGTCAAGCACAAAACATCCTTCTAGTCGGCGGCACCTCCGAAATCGGGTTGGCTATCGTCGCTGAGCTCGCCTCCCGCGGCGGCGCGCCGACAGTCACCCTCGCATTGCGCAAGGACTCCCCGCGCGTTGACGCGGCAGTCGCAGAAGTCTCTCGCGCCGGCGCTGGCCACGTGCGCTTGTTAGATTTCCACGCCACTGATTTTGGTTCCCACCCCGGCGTGATCGATGAGGCTTTTTCTGAAGGCGACATTGATGTGGCTATTGTCGCTTTCGGCACCTTGGGTGATCAGGAAGTGCTATGGCAGGACCAAGCCAGGGCTGTCGAGTCCGCCCAGACTAACTATTCAGCGTATGTCTCCGTGGGCGTTTTGCTCGGCCAGGCAATGAAGGCGCAGGGCCACGGCACAATCATCGCCATGAGCTCGGTCGCCGGGCAGAAGGTGCGCCGCTCCAATTTTGTTTATGGTTCGGCTAAGGCAGGTATGGATGGGTTCTATTTGCAGCTCGGTGAGGCGCTGCGCGGCGACGGCGTGAAGGTCACCGTGGTGCGTCCAGGTCAGGTCCGCACGAAGATGACGGCTGGACTCGGCGAGGCACCGTTGACGGTGAATAAGGAAGATGTTGCCCGCGCGGCTGTCGACGCCGCCCTCAGTGGCGAGCGCACCGTCTTTGTTCACAAGCTTTTCGCGCCGATCTCCCTGGTGCTGCAGCACCTGCCAGCCGCGGTGATGCGTCGCCTCAATTTCTAA
- a CDS encoding FAD-binding oxidoreductase: MELHTTAKSLYGWGRTAPSTAHVLSTPDVEVIKQAVAQVAEENETLPEHLRRGVIARGMGRSYGDPAQNGGGLVVDMQPLNAIHSIDPETALVDVDGGVTLDQLMKAALPYGLWVPVLPGTRQVTIGGAIGPDIHGKNHHSAGSFGDHVVSIELLVADGRVLHLRPEGSEDDPDGELFWATVGGMGLTGIILRAQIRMTKTETAYFIADTDRTDTLDETIAAHSDGSEVNYEYSSAWFDAISGPPKTGRSTISRGSLATLAQLEEYAPKLAKDPLKFNAPQLMTVPDIFPSWTMNKLSLMAIGEAYYLKGGPARNQIQNLTQFYQPLDLIGEWNRGYGSAGFLQYQFVVPTDAIEPFKDIIYQIQSSGHYTALNVFKLFGEGNRAPLSYPMKGWNVCVDFPIRPGLGEFLDRLDDQVMEFGGRLYLAKESRTSAEKFHAMYPGMDGWLKTRRAIDPTGVFASDMSRRLELQ, from the coding sequence ATGGAACTTCACACCACCGCCAAGTCCCTCTACGGGTGGGGCCGCACGGCGCCGTCAACCGCCCATGTTCTTTCCACCCCTGACGTCGAGGTGATTAAGCAGGCCGTCGCCCAGGTCGCTGAGGAAAACGAGACCTTGCCTGAGCACCTGCGCCGCGGCGTCATCGCCCGCGGCATGGGCCGCTCCTACGGCGACCCCGCCCAAAACGGCGGTGGACTCGTTGTGGACATGCAGCCACTCAACGCCATCCACTCTATCGACCCTGAGACAGCGCTTGTCGACGTCGACGGCGGCGTCACCCTCGACCAACTCATGAAAGCCGCCCTGCCATACGGATTATGGGTTCCTGTCCTGCCCGGCACCCGCCAAGTCACCATCGGCGGCGCCATCGGCCCGGACATCCACGGCAAAAACCACCACTCCGCCGGCTCCTTCGGCGATCACGTCGTGTCCATCGAACTGCTCGTCGCCGACGGTCGTGTCCTCCACCTGCGCCCGGAAGGCTCCGAGGACGACCCGGACGGAGAGCTGTTTTGGGCCACAGTCGGCGGCATGGGCCTCACCGGCATCATCCTGCGCGCACAGATCCGCATGACCAAGACCGAAACCGCCTACTTCATCGCGGACACCGACCGCACCGACACACTCGACGAGACAATAGCGGCGCACTCCGACGGCTCCGAAGTCAACTACGAGTACTCCTCCGCCTGGTTCGACGCGATTTCAGGGCCCCCAAAGACGGGTCGCTCCACCATCTCGCGCGGCTCGCTGGCCACCCTGGCCCAGCTTGAGGAATACGCGCCGAAACTGGCGAAGGACCCGTTGAAGTTCAACGCCCCGCAGCTCATGACAGTGCCGGACATTTTCCCCTCCTGGACAATGAACAAACTCTCCCTCATGGCCATCGGTGAGGCTTACTATCTCAAAGGCGGCCCGGCGCGAAACCAGATTCAAAACCTGACGCAGTTTTATCAACCACTAGACCTCATCGGCGAGTGGAACCGCGGTTACGGCTCCGCTGGCTTTTTGCAGTACCAGTTCGTGGTGCCCACCGACGCGATTGAGCCTTTCAAGGACATCATCTACCAGATCCAGTCCAGCGGCCATTACACCGCGCTCAATGTGTTCAAGCTTTTTGGCGAAGGAAACCGCGCGCCTTTGTCCTACCCAATGAAGGGCTGGAACGTGTGCGTAGACTTCCCCATCCGCCCGGGCCTGGGCGAGTTCCTCGACCGTTTGGATGATCAGGTCATGGAGTTCGGCGGCCGTTTATACCTGGCCAAAGAGTCGCGCACTAGCGCCGAAAAGTTCCACGCCATGTACCCGGGCATGGACGGCTGGTTAAAGACCCGCCGCGCCATCGACCCGACCGGTGTGTTCGCCTCCGACATGTCCCGCCGCCTCGAGTTGCAATAG
- a CDS encoding SpaA isopeptide-forming pilin-related protein — protein MHKLLATIALSVTVGTIALGGLADAQARVATGNDKSIPAASVDASRGLTLEVRKQPRNPNDDVPSGEKPDGGVAGLTFTLFRAEGIDVTTPEGRKEAARERTQQEFDALEAIEVASGTTGENGKVLFTELKPGLYRLEESAPNDNYDWRLSSPRWLVLPFGDVTGQQFTYDNVVVVKPAPKDPPTTPPPATPPADRATPPPAPPVLTTGHTPPSTPSSPAPSNPPEQPHEDTPGKVSRGGLASTGASVLWITALGALLIVLGLWMSRKRENND, from the coding sequence ATGCATAAGCTTCTGGCCACCATCGCCCTTTCGGTGACGGTGGGCACGATTGCGCTAGGCGGCCTGGCTGATGCCCAGGCACGTGTTGCCACCGGCAACGATAAATCAATTCCAGCCGCGAGTGTGGATGCCTCGCGGGGGCTAACGCTCGAAGTGAGGAAACAGCCTCGAAACCCGAACGACGATGTGCCTTCTGGGGAAAAACCTGACGGCGGTGTCGCGGGCCTGACATTTACCCTCTTTCGCGCCGAGGGAATCGATGTAACGACTCCCGAAGGCCGCAAGGAAGCGGCACGTGAGCGCACCCAGCAGGAGTTCGATGCGCTGGAGGCCATAGAGGTCGCCTCGGGCACAACCGGCGAAAATGGGAAAGTCCTTTTCACCGAATTGAAACCAGGGCTATATAGGCTCGAGGAATCTGCCCCCAATGACAATTACGACTGGCGCCTGTCTAGTCCCCGGTGGCTCGTGCTGCCCTTCGGCGACGTCACCGGCCAACAATTCACCTACGACAACGTCGTGGTGGTCAAACCCGCTCCCAAAGATCCGCCAACGACACCCCCGCCGGCAACTCCACCCGCAGACCGCGCCACCCCTCCGCCAGCACCACCAGTGCTAACCACCGGGCATACCCCACCTTCAACGCCATCCTCTCCAGCGCCTTCTAATCCGCCGGAACAGCCCCATGAAGACACACCCGGCAAAGTCAGCCGGGGCGGTTTGGCTTCAACCGGTGCAAGCGTCCTGTGGATCACCGCGCTTGGCGCACTTCTCATCGTTTTGGGCCTTTGGATGAGCAGGAAACGTGAGAACAATGACTAA
- a CDS encoding VWA domain-containing protein, translating into MTKESSRMKSHPLWRKIVRAAAGMSVALTAVAVTPAPAQDSTSTGVSTAPASESDLPSGLAVTESPWTTVTPEKTLESVEGRESIAGAVGDALRGVEGLLAEPEVVGEVTFNYVGPAEDGSQLYDLEATVEFPSTPEGVVLADPEVSFVREQSDVPIEAVTQAAINDSELPANAVDTFVYPTADSDVELPADIPKDVTGDMITFDTQAVELEKTTTFKAEVALAEEERIPTGWSLYSGRATARSLSAGIAAFNVRPVIASEYGPVPANHTRLVVQVGGDRLIGGQRNSSTRAGDRLDSVARYSMEPGAVLQLYKPLNSRSFGNTEANRTNRATDSPVAINQPWATCTADVNGECVFDVPVEGTDTFPYYWIAMTKASPGFEVQKTMRTGGSGNSSTDRGTLYNDAYATPNMEPNKVFYSGIDYTTRSSNWGSNWQAIGSSTSFMYEAASPWDGWAGPNWDRSSLGVFQQVRSNPPLSNRCGLNVGFIIDTSGSMGSTGLSTIETILNGNRNVNGVFDSLKRTNTKVGLVSFSNSTNPSRNILTPLDIGNEADLQRAKDWVKRLRSGGGTNWEAPIESYVDYNLANPTQRYDVVYMITDGNPTRLDTKSKSDSGVDGEFRHVEAAMGMANTLKAQGTRIVPVGVPASWGWNIFINEEKQLDVSESNLQAISGPNPDGSSPSLRKSNFATYQNADVFRQALINTLNTCQISVERRFYEGQEDNVVPTPANTVPTNAQSRTWGFDAEMRPSVGSSERKTELPTPVPGRDNLVAEFQLNGTTSYSRVDIREQAGKTPEGWVPMDAGGGQNAQCTDGNGNKVNVANLNPRNPSSPTNDFSISNVPAFGGIHCIVYYRKVPEASSFDLRILKVDAADNSTSLDGAKFELRRLDTVAPADPVQPPNSENNNEFVWKNLPLGRYQLIETKAANGGYSLLSQPEYFKVDQDQGELRIFRLSGPTDATGTLVNGPGSLSFPIVGFEAANGEVDMTLANVRTGNLPKTGGVGFLPWALAGVVLSVFGVAVAAQGTVRRRGA; encoded by the coding sequence ATGACTAAGGAAAGTTCGAGAATGAAGAGTCATCCGCTATGGCGGAAGATCGTGCGTGCGGCAGCGGGAATGTCTGTGGCGCTTACCGCCGTCGCCGTGACACCAGCACCTGCCCAGGACAGTACCTCGACCGGCGTGTCCACTGCTCCCGCCAGCGAAAGCGACCTGCCTTCAGGGCTTGCCGTCACTGAATCGCCATGGACAACGGTTACACCGGAGAAAACCCTCGAATCAGTAGAAGGGCGCGAAAGTATTGCGGGCGCAGTGGGGGACGCTTTGCGCGGTGTGGAAGGCCTCCTAGCGGAACCAGAGGTCGTCGGAGAGGTCACGTTTAACTACGTCGGACCTGCAGAAGACGGATCTCAACTCTACGACCTTGAGGCAACGGTTGAGTTCCCCTCAACGCCCGAAGGTGTCGTTCTGGCTGATCCCGAGGTTTCTTTCGTCCGCGAACAATCGGACGTCCCCATCGAAGCCGTCACTCAAGCAGCAATCAATGACAGCGAACTGCCGGCGAACGCAGTTGATACTTTCGTCTACCCCACTGCCGACAGCGATGTCGAGTTGCCGGCCGATATCCCCAAAGACGTCACCGGTGACATGATCACCTTCGACACTCAGGCGGTAGAGCTGGAAAAGACTACGACCTTCAAAGCGGAGGTAGCCCTCGCTGAGGAAGAACGTATTCCGACGGGATGGTCACTTTACAGCGGGAGGGCCACTGCACGATCTTTAAGTGCTGGAATCGCAGCCTTCAACGTGCGGCCTGTGATCGCCTCCGAATACGGACCCGTCCCAGCCAATCACACGCGCCTGGTGGTCCAGGTCGGCGGTGACAGGTTGATCGGCGGACAGAGGAACTCCTCGACGCGGGCGGGAGATCGCCTCGACAGTGTTGCTCGTTATTCAATGGAGCCAGGGGCTGTTTTGCAGCTTTACAAGCCGCTGAATTCTCGGTCTTTCGGAAACACCGAGGCTAACAGGACTAACCGTGCTACGGACAGTCCCGTCGCAATCAACCAACCTTGGGCAACTTGCACGGCTGACGTCAACGGTGAATGTGTATTCGATGTCCCAGTGGAAGGTACCGATACGTTCCCCTACTACTGGATCGCCATGACTAAGGCTTCGCCTGGGTTTGAAGTGCAGAAGACGATGCGCACCGGTGGTTCGGGCAACTCTAGCACCGATAGAGGCACCCTATATAACGACGCGTATGCGACACCGAACATGGAGCCAAACAAGGTCTTTTACTCAGGAATCGACTACACGACCAGGAGTTCAAATTGGGGCTCTAACTGGCAGGCCATCGGAAGCTCGACCTCGTTTATGTACGAGGCGGCTTCGCCTTGGGACGGTTGGGCCGGTCCTAACTGGGATCGTAGTTCGCTTGGAGTTTTCCAGCAGGTTCGCTCAAACCCGCCGTTGAGCAACCGTTGCGGACTCAATGTTGGCTTCATTATCGACACCTCAGGTTCCATGGGTTCGACGGGTCTGAGCACGATTGAGACAATCCTCAATGGAAACCGCAACGTTAACGGTGTTTTTGACAGCTTGAAGCGGACGAACACGAAAGTCGGTCTGGTCAGTTTTTCAAACAGTACTAACCCTTCGAGGAATATCCTCACCCCGCTCGACATCGGCAATGAAGCCGACCTGCAGCGGGCCAAAGACTGGGTAAAACGCTTGCGTAGTGGTGGTGGAACCAACTGGGAAGCGCCAATCGAATCTTATGTTGACTACAACCTGGCCAATCCAACACAGCGCTATGATGTCGTGTACATGATCACCGACGGAAACCCCACGCGATTGGATACGAAATCTAAAAGCGATTCTGGCGTTGATGGTGAGTTCCGCCACGTTGAAGCCGCGATGGGCATGGCTAACACTTTGAAGGCTCAAGGTACGCGCATCGTCCCGGTAGGTGTTCCAGCTAGTTGGGGGTGGAATATCTTTATCAACGAAGAAAAACAGCTGGATGTCTCTGAAAGCAACCTCCAAGCAATTTCCGGACCTAACCCCGACGGTTCATCGCCATCTTTGCGCAAATCGAACTTTGCCACGTATCAAAACGCTGACGTGTTCCGTCAAGCACTGATCAATACGCTCAACACCTGCCAGATCTCGGTAGAGCGACGCTTCTACGAGGGTCAAGAAGACAATGTCGTGCCGACACCTGCCAATACGGTGCCGACGAACGCGCAGTCGCGGACGTGGGGCTTCGATGCCGAGATGCGCCCGAGCGTGGGTAGTTCCGAAAGGAAAACTGAGCTACCAACCCCTGTGCCAGGACGTGACAATCTTGTCGCCGAGTTCCAGCTCAATGGAACGACTTCCTACAGCAGGGTTGACATTCGTGAACAAGCTGGGAAGACACCCGAAGGTTGGGTGCCGATGGATGCAGGTGGCGGTCAAAACGCCCAGTGCACCGACGGGAATGGAAACAAGGTCAACGTAGCGAACTTGAACCCTCGTAATCCTTCCAGCCCGACCAATGACTTTTCGATCTCCAATGTGCCCGCCTTTGGAGGCATCCACTGCATCGTTTACTACCGAAAGGTGCCGGAAGCATCGAGTTTCGATCTGCGCATACTCAAGGTAGACGCGGCGGACAACTCGACCTCCCTGGACGGAGCTAAGTTCGAACTCCGACGGCTTGACACTGTTGCGCCGGCTGACCCGGTCCAGCCGCCGAACTCGGAGAACAATAATGAGTTTGTGTGGAAGAACCTGCCTCTCGGCCGTTACCAGCTCATCGAGACAAAAGCAGCTAACGGCGGATACTCCTTGCTTTCGCAACCTGAGTATTTCAAGGTGGATCAGGATCAAGGTGAACTGAGGATCTTCCGTCTCAGCGGCCCAACGGATGCGACGGGCACACTGGTGAACGGTCCAGGCTCGCTTTCCTTCCCGATCGTCGGCTTCGAAGCCGCCAATGGGGAGGTCGATATGACACTCGCTAACGTGCGCACGGGTAACTTGCCTAAGACGGGCGGCGTCGGGTTCTTGCCGTGGGCCCTCGCGGGCGTCGTGTTGAGCGTGTTTGGTGTGGCAGTGGCGGCACAAGGTACGGTGCGCCGACGGGGAGCCTAA
- a CDS encoding GtrA family protein yields the protein MAKEDKSSLRKQLVPFIIIGIGCAVIDFGITYSLTELTALSRVQSKVIGWVFGTLAAYLLNSKFAFQAQVNAKKAGAVFILYAVTFAVQVVLYDVTDNPLQALGLVNPYKDTISFVIAQGVATVTNFVLQRRVIFKEETKLVIEQKPVKGL from the coding sequence GTGGCTAAAGAGGACAAAAGTTCACTGCGGAAACAGTTGGTGCCGTTTATCATCATCGGCATTGGCTGCGCGGTCATCGACTTCGGAATCACATACTCCCTGACCGAGCTGACCGCACTCTCACGCGTCCAATCGAAGGTCATCGGCTGGGTTTTCGGCACCCTCGCCGCCTACCTTCTTAACTCCAAGTTCGCGTTCCAAGCCCAAGTCAACGCCAAAAAAGCCGGCGCGGTCTTTATCCTTTACGCGGTCACCTTCGCGGTCCAAGTTGTGCTTTACGACGTCACCGACAACCCCCTCCAGGCCCTCGGGCTTGTCAACCCTTACAAGGACACTATCTCCTTCGTTATTGCCCAGGGTGTTGCCACCGTGACTAACTTCGTGTTGCAGCGGCGTGTGATCTTCAAAGAGGAAACGAAGCTGGTGATTGAGCAAAAGCCCGTCAAGGGCTTGTAA
- a CDS encoding glycosyltransferase family 2 protein: protein MTSPLNPRGTTAAVIVTHNRPELLQHSLAQVVSQTHPVEWVIVVDNAAQEEVKELLEEKAGERAVYLASKTNLGGAGGFAYGFLHALALGADAVWCADDDGRPADEHVLETLYATASKHGLHEVSPIVVNMDDPTKLAFPLRQGLVWKRETRELEGEFLPHYASLFNGALISAAAMERIGVPDYRLFIRGDEVEYHRRLANSGMKYGTALTTAYLHPDGSGEFVPIMGGRAHAQWPDNDTKRYFTYRNRGFIMNQPGMRKMKLQEVVRFGWFFLVEKKSPREFVEWLKLLRMGAKEDFRRP from the coding sequence ATGACCTCCCCCTTGAATCCGCGCGGGACAACCGCGGCGGTGATCGTCACCCATAATCGGCCCGAACTGCTGCAACATTCGTTGGCGCAGGTGGTGAGCCAAACGCACCCAGTGGAGTGGGTGATCGTGGTAGACAATGCGGCGCAGGAAGAAGTCAAGGAGCTGCTTGAAGAAAAAGCGGGTGAAAGGGCGGTTTACCTGGCGTCGAAAACCAACCTGGGTGGTGCGGGTGGCTTCGCCTACGGGTTTTTGCACGCCTTGGCGTTGGGGGCTGACGCGGTGTGGTGCGCAGATGATGACGGCCGCCCGGCCGACGAGCATGTCTTAGAAACCCTGTACGCCACCGCCAGCAAGCATGGTCTGCACGAGGTCAGCCCGATCGTGGTGAATATGGACGACCCAACAAAACTCGCCTTCCCGCTGCGCCAAGGGCTGGTGTGGAAGCGGGAGACCCGCGAGTTAGAGGGCGAGTTTTTGCCCCACTACGCTTCACTGTTCAACGGTGCGCTGATCAGCGCGGCCGCGATGGAGCGCATCGGCGTGCCGGATTATCGCCTGTTCATCCGGGGCGATGAGGTGGAGTACCACCGTCGCTTAGCCAATTCGGGAATGAAATACGGTACGGCTTTGACCACGGCGTATCTGCATCCCGACGGTTCGGGTGAGTTCGTGCCCATCATGGGCGGGCGGGCGCACGCACAGTGGCCGGACAATGACACGAAACGTTATTTCACGTACCGCAACCGCGGCTTCATTATGAATCAGCCAGGCATGAGGAAAATGAAGCTGCAGGAGGTTGTGCGCTTCGGCTGGTTCTTCTTAGTGGAGAAGAAAAGCCCACGAGAGTTCGTGGAGTGGCTGAAGTTGCTGCGCATGGGCGCAAAGGAGGACTTCCGCAGGCCCTAA
- a CDS encoding ABC transporter ATP-binding protein has product MVSIDTYNACVDFPIFDAKSRSLKKAVMSTAGGAIGKNSSNTVVVEALRDVNLHLREGDRVGLVGHNGAGKSTLLRLLSGIYEPTRGVADVRGRVAPVFDLGVGMDPEISGYENIIIRGLFLGQTRKQMKAKIDEIAEFSELGDYLNMPLRTYSTGMRVRLALGVVTSIEPEILLLDEGIGAVDAAFMAKARVRLAEMVQRSGILVFASHSNDFLAQLCNTALWVDKGEIRQAGLVSDIVEAYEGPEAGAHVAQLVKRFHG; this is encoded by the coding sequence ATGGTTTCCATCGATACTTACAACGCCTGCGTCGACTTTCCCATCTTCGACGCCAAATCCCGCTCCCTGAAAAAAGCCGTCATGTCCACAGCCGGAGGCGCTATCGGCAAAAACTCCTCCAACACCGTCGTCGTCGAAGCGCTGCGCGACGTCAACCTCCACTTGCGCGAAGGCGACCGCGTCGGACTCGTCGGACACAACGGCGCCGGAAAATCCACCCTGTTGCGCCTATTGTCCGGCATCTACGAACCCACCCGCGGCGTCGCCGACGTACGCGGACGCGTCGCCCCCGTCTTCGACCTCGGCGTCGGCATGGACCCCGAAATTTCCGGCTACGAAAACATCATCATTCGCGGGCTTTTCCTCGGCCAAACCCGCAAACAAATGAAAGCCAAAATAGACGAAATCGCCGAGTTTTCCGAACTGGGCGACTACCTCAACATGCCCCTGCGCACCTACTCCACCGGCATGCGCGTGCGCCTCGCCCTCGGCGTGGTCACCTCCATCGAACCCGAAATTTTGCTGCTCGACGAAGGAATCGGCGCCGTCGACGCTGCCTTCATGGCCAAAGCCCGAGTTCGACTCGCCGAAATGGTGCAACGCTCCGGCATCCTCGTCTTCGCCTCCCACTCCAACGACTTCCTTGCCCAACTGTGCAACACCGCCCTGTGGGTCGACAAAGGCGAAATCCGCCAAGCCGGCCTCGTCTCCGACATCGTCGAAGCCTACGAAGGACCCGAAGCCGGAGCACACGTAGCACAGCTGGTGAAGCGTTTCCACGGGTAG
- a CDS encoding ABC transporter permease: MTTEATEDSPKSQSKTFTMAWQDLIRGWGQNELWLQLGWQDIKQRYRRSTLGPLWITIATGVMALALGLLYSMLFQISVRDFLPHVTVGFIIWGFISGCIKDGANVFIENEGLIKQLPSALSVHVYRLVWRQLLFLAHNMVIWVILIAVFRIPLGWSALWAVPALALLVVNGVWVTMLFGIIATRFRDVAPLLESLVQLLFYVTPIVWMTDTLREQGGEVAQRARIAELNPLYHYLEIVRAPMIGKDIVAYHWGIVGICTLIGLLLALFVMRQWRFRVPYWV, translated from the coding sequence ATGACGACAGAAGCCACCGAGGATTCGCCGAAGTCGCAATCCAAAACGTTCACCATGGCGTGGCAGGACCTCATCCGCGGCTGGGGCCAAAACGAACTCTGGCTCCAACTCGGATGGCAAGACATCAAGCAACGCTACCGGCGCTCCACCCTTGGCCCCCTTTGGATCACCATCGCCACCGGCGTCATGGCCCTAGCACTTGGCCTGCTCTACTCCATGCTTTTTCAAATCTCCGTTCGCGACTTCCTCCCACACGTCACCGTCGGATTCATCATTTGGGGTTTCATCTCAGGCTGCATCAAAGACGGCGCAAACGTCTTTATCGAAAACGAAGGCCTGATTAAACAACTGCCGTCCGCACTCTCCGTCCACGTCTACCGGCTCGTTTGGCGCCAACTCCTCTTTCTCGCCCACAACATGGTCATCTGGGTGATCCTCATCGCCGTGTTCCGCATCCCCCTCGGGTGGTCAGCTCTATGGGCCGTCCCCGCCCTTGCCCTGCTGGTAGTCAACGGCGTGTGGGTCACAATGCTCTTTGGCATCATCGCCACCCGCTTCCGCGACGTCGCCCCCCTTTTAGAGTCCCTCGTGCAGCTCCTGTTCTACGTCACCCCCATCGTGTGGATGACCGACACCCTGCGCGAACAAGGCGGAGAAGTCGCCCAACGCGCCCGCATCGCCGAACTCAACCCCCTGTACCACTACCTCGAAATCGTCCGCGCCCCCATGATCGGCAAAGACATAGTGGCCTACCACTGGGGAATCGTCGGCATCTGCACCCTCATCGGCCTCCTCCTCGCACTATTTGTCATGCGCCAATGGCGCTTCCGCGTCCCCTACTGGGTATAA